Within the Tautonia marina genome, the region ATGCTCGAACGTGAAGACGAGCACGAGTACATTCTCTACACTTACGAAGATCTCTCTCGAGAGTCCCTCCCGACATCCTCCCGCACCCGCATTCGGGAGGTTCGCCGCAACCATCACCAGGGTGAACACACCCTTCAACATGCCATTGAACGCTCCCTGGTTGAAGATGTCGGCGCTCTGGACTGGTTCCTCCTCCTCAGCCCCTTCGAAACCTGGGAATTCTACGGGCTTCCGCACCGACCGGTCAGTGGCATCCAAACCGCGGCGGTTGTCTACGACCTGATTCCGTTTCTTTTTCAAGAAACATATCTGGTCAACGAAAATGTCGGCCGTTGGTTTTATGGGCATCTCAGACGACTCTGCCGTTACGACCGCCTCCTGGCAATCTCCGAGGCGACCCGGCAGGACACGCTTCAATTGCTCGGCCTACCACCCTCGCGAGTTCAAACCATCGGCACGGCCAGTGAGCCATCAACGCACGATCGTTACGATTCCAGCATAAACGCCGCCGTTCTGGATCGTCTCGGGATCGACCGCCCGTTCCTGTTCTGCCTCGGCAGCAGTGATCCACGCAAAAATCTTCAAGGGCTAATTGATGCCTTTGCCCTGCTTCCAGCCCATCATCGCGATCGAACTCAACTGGTGGTGACCTGTTCCCTGATCGAAGCTGAGGTCCAGCAGCTTCGCCGCCACGCGGAAGCCGCAGGGATCTCCGATCAACTTGTGCTTACCAACGCCGTTGATCAGGAGACCTTGATCACGCTTTATCGGTCCTGCGTTGCCTTTGTTTTTCCGTCGCTCTACGAAGGGTTTGGTCTGCCGATTCTTGAAGCCATGCAACTGGGTGCTCCGGTCATTGCCGCGAACAATTCTTCACAACCCGAGGTTCTGGGTAATGCCGGACTTCTCACCAATGCCGCGGAACCCTCTGATCTGGCCACGGCGATGGTGCGATTGCTGGAAAACCCTTCTCTACGACAGCAACTCGGATGGCAAGGGCAAGACCGATCCGAACAGTTTCGCTGGTCCGAGGTGGCCGATCGGACCCTTCGCGTCCTTGAAGCGCCACGCCCACAGCAGACGTCCCCGCGAGGCCGACGAACTCTTACACGCGATCCTTCGCCTCCTCGGATCGCCATCTTCTCTCCTCTGCCTCCGACTCCATCAGGAATCGCCCGATATACAGAACGTATTTGCACGTCCCTCCGCGATGAGACGTTGATCGATCTCTACCACGCCCCGAGCGATCGCCCCGCGTTGACCGACTCCTCCAGCCGGTATGCAACGTTTGACGCTTCCATGTTCGATCGCCGTCGGAATCTGGTCCGTTACGAAGCGACCATTTATCAATTTGGGAATTCGTCGTTTCATACGTATCTCTACGAACCGTTTCTCAATCATCCGGGCATCGTGGTTCTGCACGACCAAGCACTCGCCGGTTTTCATGCAAGCTACGGCCTGATGACGGGTCGCATGAATGCGCACTTGATCGACGAGCTCAACTATTCCGGTCACGCCCACGATTCCGGTTTGGCCGAACTGGTCACCGGTTGGAAGCCCGGAACCTGGGACATCCAGGACGAAATGGTCCGTCGTGGTGTGACCATGAACCGCCGAATCCTGGAGCGTGCAACCGCGATCCTCGTGCATTCGCAAACCAGCCGAGATCAAATTGCCGCGACGTTCCCCTGGCTCTCAAAGAAGGTCCACGTTGCGCCAATCGGCTGCGATCCTGACCCGATCGACCTCAATCGGAAACGCAAGGCGCGTCGGTCGCTCGGATTAGATGACCACGCAGTTGTCCTCGGCGCCGTCGGCATTCTTCATCCGACCAAGCTGAACCGGGAGACGATCCGGGCGTTTGCCAACGCGCTTTCCGATCTTCCTCAAGCGGTTCTATTGTTCGTTGGCCGCGATCTGGGCAACGGAGAGGCTCGCTGCGAGGCCGCTCGTCTTGGCGTCCGGGATCGGGTCCGATTCCTCGGCCATCTCTCGGATGACGACTTCGAACGCGCGATCGACGCATTCGATGTTGGGCTTAGTCTGCGGCGACCACCGACCAATGGTGAGTCGTCCGCCGCCCT harbors:
- a CDS encoding glycosyltransferase codes for the protein MRIGVDVLAIQSPYSRGRGIGRYARSLLAAMLEREDEHEYILYTYEDLSRESLPTSSRTRIREVRRNHHQGEHTLQHAIERSLVEDVGALDWFLLLSPFETWEFYGLPHRPVSGIQTAAVVYDLIPFLFQETYLVNENVGRWFYGHLRRLCRYDRLLAISEATRQDTLQLLGLPPSRVQTIGTASEPSTHDRYDSSINAAVLDRLGIDRPFLFCLGSSDPRKNLQGLIDAFALLPAHHRDRTQLVVTCSLIEAEVQQLRRHAEAAGISDQLVLTNAVDQETLITLYRSCVAFVFPSLYEGFGLPILEAMQLGAPVIAANNSSQPEVLGNAGLLTNAAEPSDLATAMVRLLENPSLRQQLGWQGQDRSEQFRWSEVADRTLRVLEAPRPQQTSPRGRRTLTRDPSPPRIAIFSPLPPTPSGIARYTERICTSLRDETLIDLYHAPSDRPALTDSSSRYATFDASMFDRRRNLVRYEATIYQFGNSSFHTYLYEPFLNHPGIVVLHDQALAGFHASYGLMTGRMNAHLIDELNYSGHAHDSGLAELVTGWKPGTWDIQDEMVRRGVTMNRRILERATAILVHSQTSRDQIAATFPWLSKKVHVAPIGCDPDPIDLNRKRKARRSLGLDDHAVVLGAVGILHPTKLNRETIRAFANALSDLPQAVLLFVGRDLGNGEARCEAARLGVRDRVRFLGHLSDDDFERAIDAFDVGLSLRRPPTNGESSAALLDLLRRGLPTVVCDVGTFAEYPDAVVRKISWTDEHSGVAQLGAVLRSLVLDTDLRQKIGQSANDHVRRSHTWAQLLDVYRRLCFPDRPADHTTMLRRGVA